One stretch of Caldinitratiruptor microaerophilus DNA includes these proteins:
- a CDS encoding YetF domain-containing protein has translation MSGGDYIGSVLRAAVLFGVLLVATRIMGKKQLRAVTVFDYIVGITIGSIAGDLTTNLEQPLLPRLAALGTWVGLSLLMHLVGLKSRWFAKLTHGEPLILIHNGKILEDKLALTTLTTDDLMGMLRERGYFDLNEIEFALLETNGQLSVLPRSQARPVTRQDLGLSTQYEGVATEVVYDGRILASNLKRFGLDEQWLLDKLKQNGVEDPKEVFYAALDTRGNLYIDRYRDHIKVVTDVSDYPGPN, from the coding sequence GTGTCCGGCGGCGACTACATCGGCTCGGTGCTGCGGGCGGCGGTGCTGTTCGGCGTCCTGCTCGTGGCCACACGGATCATGGGCAAGAAGCAGCTGCGGGCGGTGACGGTCTTCGACTACATCGTGGGGATCACCATCGGATCGATCGCCGGCGACCTCACCACCAACCTGGAGCAGCCCCTGCTTCCCCGCCTGGCCGCGCTGGGTACCTGGGTGGGGCTGTCGCTCCTCATGCACCTGGTGGGGCTCAAGTCCCGGTGGTTCGCCAAGCTCACCCACGGCGAGCCGCTGATCCTCATCCACAACGGCAAGATCCTCGAGGACAAGCTCGCCCTCACCACCCTCACCACCGACGACCTCATGGGCATGCTGCGGGAGAGGGGGTACTTCGACCTGAACGAGATCGAGTTCGCGCTCCTCGAGACGAACGGGCAGCTGAGCGTGCTGCCGCGCTCGCAGGCCCGGCCCGTGACCCGGCAGGACCTCGGCCTGTCCACCCAGTACGAAGGGGTGGCAACGGAGGTGGTGTACGACGGGCGGATCCTGGCCTCGAACCTCAAGCGCTTCGGCCTGGACGAGCAGTGGCTCCTGGACAAGCTCAAGCAGAACGGCGTCGAGGACCCGAAGGAGGTCTTCTACGCCGCCCTGGACACGCGCGGGAACCTGTACATCGACCGGTACAGGGACCACATCAAGGTGGTGACCGACGTCAGCGACTACCCCGGCCCGAACTAG
- a CDS encoding phosphatidylglycerophosphatase A family protein — MLEAAVSLLNERGVPPIEIARVVLEIQKGYFSDLTLEECLGAVEAVLQKREVQHAVITGITLDVLAERKQLPEPLQSIVSRDDFLYGVDEILALAITNVYGSIGLTNFGYLDKTKPLIIGELNSRKNGQCHTFLDDLIAAIAAAAASRIAHSHRP; from the coding sequence GTGCTTGAAGCAGCCGTGTCGCTCTTGAACGAGCGGGGGGTTCCCCCGATCGAGATCGCCCGGGTGGTGCTCGAGATCCAGAAGGGGTACTTCTCCGACCTCACCCTGGAGGAGTGCCTGGGGGCCGTGGAGGCGGTGCTGCAGAAGCGCGAGGTCCAGCACGCGGTGATCACCGGCATCACGCTGGACGTTCTCGCGGAGCGCAAGCAGTTGCCCGAGCCCCTGCAGTCGATCGTCTCCCGCGACGATTTCCTGTACGGCGTGGACGAGATCCTGGCGCTGGCCATCACCAACGTCTACGGCAGCATCGGGCTCACGAACTTCGGCTACCTGGACAAGACCAAGCCGCTCATCATCGGCGAGCTGAACTCTCGCAAGAACGGCCAGTGCCACACCTTCCTCGACGACCTGATCGCCGCCATCGCCGCGGCCGCCGCGTCGCGGATCGCCCATTCCCACCGGCCCTGA
- a CDS encoding SpoVR family protein, giving the protein MEEREIPLLEAAIERIWDKAREFGLEPFPVHFEIVPPAIMYEFGAYLLPGRFSHWSHGKAYYQLKTQYDYGLSKIYELVINSNPCFAFLLDSNTLLQNKFVVAHVFGHSDFFRNNIWFRGTNREMVDVVSEHARRIRAYSQDEGFVEVERFLDAVLSVAEHVDPFPRREPPEEEKEPPAAGDPWSDLFPPARAGAEPRKPDRKRVPPEPDQDLLRFFLEYGDHLEEWQRDILAIVREETLYFVPQMMTKIMNEGWASYWHSRILREIGLTNEEFTDFARMHAAVCTPGGTRINPYHVGLRIWEDIEKRFGRDRLFEVRELENDASFLRLYLTEELVKDLDLFLFKLEGDEWKVTDKTWERVRDAIVDSFTNFGRPLITVDDGDYRGRRELYLRHHFDGRELDVPYAEKTLQHVYHIWQRPVHLETVVSGRTVVLTCEGERVSRQTL; this is encoded by the coding sequence ATGGAAGAGCGTGAGATTCCCCTCCTGGAGGCGGCCATCGAGCGGATCTGGGACAAGGCCAGGGAGTTCGGGCTCGAGCCGTTCCCCGTGCACTTCGAGATCGTCCCCCCGGCGATCATGTACGAGTTCGGCGCTTACCTCCTGCCCGGGCGGTTCAGCCACTGGTCGCACGGGAAGGCCTATTACCAGCTGAAGACCCAGTATGACTACGGCCTCTCGAAGATCTACGAGCTGGTCATCAACTCGAACCCCTGCTTCGCCTTCCTGCTCGACTCGAACACCCTCCTGCAGAACAAGTTCGTGGTGGCGCACGTGTTCGGGCACAGCGACTTCTTCCGCAACAACATCTGGTTCCGCGGGACGAACCGGGAGATGGTGGACGTCGTCTCCGAGCACGCCCGGCGCATCCGGGCGTACTCGCAGGACGAGGGCTTCGTCGAGGTCGAGCGCTTCCTGGACGCGGTGCTGTCGGTGGCCGAGCACGTGGACCCGTTCCCGCGCCGGGAGCCTCCGGAGGAGGAGAAGGAGCCGCCGGCCGCCGGGGACCCGTGGAGCGACCTCTTCCCCCCGGCCAGGGCCGGGGCCGAGCCCCGGAAGCCCGACCGGAAGCGGGTCCCGCCCGAGCCGGATCAGGACCTGCTCCGCTTCTTCCTCGAGTACGGCGACCACCTGGAGGAGTGGCAGCGGGACATCCTCGCCATCGTCCGGGAGGAGACCCTGTACTTCGTCCCCCAGATGATGACCAAGATCATGAACGAGGGCTGGGCCAGCTACTGGCACAGCCGGATCCTGCGGGAGATCGGGCTCACGAACGAGGAGTTCACGGACTTCGCCCGGATGCACGCGGCCGTCTGCACCCCGGGGGGAACCCGCATCAATCCCTATCACGTGGGCCTGCGAATCTGGGAGGACATCGAGAAGCGGTTCGGCCGGGACCGCCTGTTCGAGGTGCGGGAACTGGAGAACGACGCCTCGTTCCTGCGCCTGTACCTCACCGAAGAGCTCGTGAAGGACCTCGATCTCTTCCTGTTCAAGCTGGAAGGGGACGAGTGGAAGGTCACCGACAAGACGTGGGAGCGGGTACGGGACGCCATCGTCGACTCGTTCACCAACTTCGGCCGCCCGCTCATCACCGTCGACGACGGCGACTACCGGGGGCGGCGGGAGCTGTACCTGCGGCACCACTTCGACGGGCGCGAACTCGACGTCCCGTACGCGGAGAAGACCCTGCAGCACGTGTACCACATCTGGCAGCGCCCCGTGCACCTGGAGACCGTGGTCAGCGGCCGGACCGTCGTGCTCACGTGCGAGGGCGAGCGGGTGAGCCGCCAGACCCTCTGA
- a CDS encoding response regulator transcription factor encodes MAGETVLIVDDDRELVQVLTDYLRSEGYRVLAAHDGPQALKTWREARPDLILLDWMLPGTSGLDVCREIRQTDRGVFIVMLTARGEEPDKLLGLELGADDYVTKPFSLREVAARIRAVLRRGRRGEEPDVAEFGDVVIDFSGHVVSVGGREVALTPTEFKLLSVLARSPGRVFSRLQLMEAALGDYYEGYDRTIDSHISHLRRKLDPDGRGTSLIQTVQGVGYKLVPPGR; translated from the coding sequence GTGGCCGGAGAAACGGTTCTCATCGTCGACGACGACCGCGAGCTGGTGCAGGTTCTGACGGACTACCTGCGCAGCGAGGGCTACAGGGTCCTCGCCGCCCACGACGGCCCGCAGGCGCTCAAGACCTGGCGGGAGGCCCGTCCGGACCTCATCCTGCTCGACTGGATGCTCCCCGGCACGAGCGGCCTGGACGTGTGCCGGGAGATCCGGCAGACGGACCGGGGCGTGTTCATCGTCATGCTCACGGCCCGGGGCGAGGAGCCGGACAAGCTGCTCGGCCTCGAGCTGGGCGCCGACGACTACGTCACCAAGCCTTTCAGCCTCCGGGAGGTCGCGGCCCGCATCCGGGCCGTCCTGCGGCGGGGGCGCCGCGGCGAGGAGCCGGACGTGGCCGAGTTCGGCGACGTGGTGATCGACTTCAGCGGGCACGTGGTGAGCGTCGGGGGCCGCGAGGTCGCCCTCACCCCGACCGAGTTCAAGCTGCTCTCGGTTCTCGCCCGGTCGCCCGGCCGCGTCTTCTCGCGACTCCAGCTCATGGAAGCGGCCCTCGGCGACTACTACGAGGGCTACGACCGGACCATCGACAGCCACATCAGCCACCTGCGCCGCAAGCTCGACCCGGACGGCCGCGGGACCAGCCTCATCCAGACGGTCCAGGGCGTCGGCTACAAGCTGGTGCCGCCGGGGAGGTGA
- the yhbH gene encoding sporulation protein YhbH, whose product MFTPYRGDWSLHRKGPADQARHMEKIREAIKKNLPEIIAEENIITSDGKRLVKVPIRSLEEYRFRFDPYQGEKVGQGPGDTKVGDVIARRPGQGQGPGQGRQAGDRPGIDYYEAEITIDELAELIFEDLGLPNLRPKAEQEIPDEAHRFTDIRRKGPFASLDKRRSILESMKRVAREEGEAQFRGLNQDDLRFRVWEQEMRRQSAAVVIAMRDASGSMGEFKKYLTRSLFFWMVRFLRTKYQDVEIAFIVHHAEAREVDEETFFRLGESGGTRVSSAYSLCWQIIQERYDPARWNIYPFHFSDGDNWSDADNRLSVDLVKQILQVANLFGYGEVREPGPSSSLMQAFRQIDDPRFVAVVITDKKDVYPALQKWFSRGEQFGKV is encoded by the coding sequence ATGTTCACCCCGTACCGGGGCGACTGGTCGCTCCACCGCAAGGGTCCCGCCGACCAGGCCCGCCACATGGAGAAGATCCGGGAGGCCATCAAGAAGAACCTCCCCGAGATCATCGCAGAGGAGAACATCATCACCTCCGACGGGAAGCGCCTCGTCAAGGTGCCGATCCGGAGTCTCGAAGAATACCGTTTCCGCTTCGACCCCTACCAGGGGGAGAAGGTCGGTCAGGGTCCGGGCGACACGAAGGTGGGCGACGTGATCGCCCGCCGGCCGGGGCAGGGGCAAGGCCCGGGCCAGGGGCGTCAGGCCGGGGACCGGCCCGGGATCGACTACTACGAGGCGGAGATCACCATCGACGAGCTGGCGGAGCTCATCTTCGAGGACCTCGGCCTGCCCAACCTCCGCCCGAAGGCAGAGCAGGAGATCCCCGACGAGGCGCACCGTTTCACGGACATCCGCCGCAAGGGGCCTTTCGCCAGCCTGGACAAGCGGCGGAGCATCCTGGAGAGCATGAAGCGGGTTGCCCGCGAGGAGGGCGAGGCGCAGTTCCGCGGCCTGAACCAGGACGACCTGCGCTTCCGGGTGTGGGAGCAGGAGATGCGCCGGCAGTCGGCGGCCGTGGTCATCGCCATGCGCGATGCCTCGGGCAGCATGGGCGAGTTCAAGAAGTACCTCACCCGGAGCCTGTTCTTCTGGATGGTCCGGTTCCTGCGCACGAAGTACCAGGACGTGGAGATCGCCTTCATCGTCCACCACGCCGAGGCGAGGGAGGTGGACGAGGAGACGTTCTTCCGGCTGGGCGAGTCCGGCGGGACCCGGGTCTCCTCCGCCTACAGCCTCTGCTGGCAGATCATCCAGGAGCGGTACGACCCGGCCCGGTGGAACATCTACCCGTTCCACTTCTCCGACGGGGACAACTGGTCGGACGCGGACAACCGGCTATCGGTCGACCTCGTGAAGCAGATCCTGCAGGTCGCCAACCTCTTCGGCTACGGCGAGGTGCGGGAGCCCGGCCCGTCGTCGTCGCTCATGCAGGCGTTCCGGCAGATCGACGACCCTCGCTTCGTCGCCGTGGTCATCACCGACAAGAAGGACGTGTACCCGGCCCTGCAGAAGTGGTTCAGCCGCGGGGAGCAGTTCGGGAAGGTATGA
- a CDS encoding sensor histidine kinase: MRVRLAWAFAGMALAVMVLTLTGVNVGMAVTMRRMGMGHMWGMGHGMGMGWGASVVPAPEASGAVDMAGGLIRWSLWSGAAGLVLAAGAGVWAAERITRPLGRLRDAARQLGLRDLSLRVPVEGDTEVAELAAAFNRMAERLEAEDRARRQLLADVAHELGHPLSVLRGRLELMQDGIQAPTPEALVTLQDEVVRMSRLIGDLRDLSLADAGALSLRLRPVRLEEVVDPLLANLEPVAAGRRIALERDIAPGLPVLEVDPDRIRQVLVNLLSNALRYTPEGGRVTLRAWQQGSEVRIEVADTGPGIDPADLPHVFERFYRADPARTRSAGGGTGLGLAIARSLVQLHGGRIWAENRPEGGSRFTVALPLPHA; the protein is encoded by the coding sequence ATGCGCGTCCGCCTCGCCTGGGCCTTCGCCGGCATGGCCCTGGCCGTGATGGTGCTGACCCTGACCGGTGTGAACGTCGGGATGGCGGTCACCATGCGCCGCATGGGCATGGGCCACATGTGGGGCATGGGCCACGGCATGGGGATGGGATGGGGCGCCAGCGTCGTGCCCGCACCGGAGGCCTCCGGCGCCGTCGACATGGCCGGGGGCCTCATCCGCTGGAGCCTGTGGTCCGGGGCGGCGGGGCTCGTGCTCGCCGCCGGCGCCGGGGTGTGGGCGGCCGAGCGGATCACCCGTCCCCTGGGGCGGCTGCGCGACGCGGCCCGGCAGCTCGGCCTGCGGGACCTGTCGCTCCGGGTGCCGGTGGAGGGCGACACCGAGGTCGCTGAGCTGGCGGCCGCCTTCAACCGGATGGCGGAGCGCCTCGAGGCCGAGGACCGGGCCCGGCGGCAGCTCCTGGCCGACGTGGCCCACGAGCTCGGGCACCCGCTCTCCGTGCTGCGCGGGCGGCTCGAGCTCATGCAGGACGGCATCCAGGCGCCCACCCCCGAAGCCCTCGTCACCCTGCAGGACGAGGTCGTCCGGATGAGCCGGCTCATCGGCGACCTGCGCGACCTGAGCCTGGCCGATGCCGGCGCGCTGTCCCTCCGGCTCCGGCCGGTCCGCCTGGAGGAGGTCGTCGATCCCCTCCTGGCGAACCTGGAGCCCGTGGCCGCAGGGCGCCGGATCGCCCTGGAGCGGGACATCGCGCCCGGGTTGCCGGTCCTGGAGGTCGACCCGGATCGGATCCGCCAGGTGCTCGTGAACCTTCTCAGCAACGCGCTCCGCTACACGCCCGAAGGGGGGCGCGTGACCCTGCGCGCCTGGCAGCAGGGGAGCGAGGTGCGCATCGAGGTGGCCGACACCGGCCCCGGCATCGACCCCGCCGACCTGCCCCACGTGTTCGAGCGGTTTTACCGCGCCGACCCGGCCCGGACCCGGAGCGCCGGCGGCGGCACGGGGCTGGGCCTGGCCATCGCCCGGTCGCTGGTGCAGCTGCACGGCGGGCGGATCTGGGCCGAGAACCGGCCCGAGGGCGGCAGCCGCTTCACGGTGGCCCTGCCGCTGCCCCACGCGTGA
- the dnaE gene encoding DNA polymerase III subunit alpha, producing the protein MPEFVHLHVHTEYSLLDSTCRVEDLARAARAAGFRSLAMTDRAVLFGAVPFVRACEAEGIRPILGAEVPVTDSRPAARAGGAASGSQAPNSVILLAADADGYRSLSRLLSALHLGAGGPEPAATPEVLAAHARGLLCLSGGPGGPVAAALLRQQPAEAERVAGELRDIYGPESFFLELQDHGLAAEAQANRQLVALARRLGISLVATNDVHYLHPGEARLHDLLVAIREGRTVDDPALPRLPNHQYHLRPGAEMEARFRELPEAVRTTAEIAERCSAALPTGQSLLPRFPLPPGEPDADAYLRRLCEERLPLRYPSPDGTVRARLEHELGVIARMGYASYFLIVWDFIEHARRRGIPVGPGRGSGAGSLVAYVLGITGVDPLRHGLLFERFLNPERVDMPDLDIDFCYERRGEVIDYVVQRYGADRVAQIITFGTLGARAAVRDVGRALGLPLPEVDRLARAIPHGTSLEEATRLPEVARIRERSPRLAELLGLARAVEGLPRHPSVHAAGVVIAPGPLTDYVPLYRTAEGVTVTQFDMDQLKELGLLKMDFLGLRTLTVIHKTVEAVRRREPDFDLHAIPADDPATFALLAAGETAGVFQLEAGWVADVLRRLRPERFGDIVASISLCRPGPMEHIPDFLAARHGTPHYRHPDLEPILRDTYGVMIYQEQIMQVAATVAGFSLGEADLLRRAVSKKQPEAMQRYRDRFLAGARERGYSQELAEELWEDILRFAGYGFNAAHAAAYAVIAYQTAYLKRHYPAEFLAALLSSVSGDEEKVRLYVSEARRLGVHVLPPDVQTSLADFAVAPGPERSPAIRFGLAAIKNVGRGLAGRVVDARAAGGPFRSFEDFLARVGAREAGRRSVEFLIKAGALDSLGEPRSALLQRLDDALGSAGSNPRRTPMGQPTLFDLAGDPAGPVAVPPGLRQAPAAPARDDPAALREMEREALGFVLSEPAPGRAAGPGAAQVLYLRVAARDPQDPALAPVLALLGRHPGPDRVRVKLDLSGRWLELAPRYRVRTTPELVAALREVLGPDGVAVRNR; encoded by the coding sequence TTGCCCGAGTTCGTCCACCTGCACGTACACACGGAGTACAGCCTCCTCGACAGCACCTGCCGCGTGGAGGACCTCGCCCGGGCCGCGCGGGCGGCTGGATTCCGCTCCCTGGCGATGACCGACCGGGCCGTTCTCTTCGGCGCGGTTCCCTTCGTGCGCGCTTGCGAGGCCGAGGGCATCCGTCCAATCCTCGGCGCGGAGGTGCCGGTGACGGACTCCCGCCCTGCCGCCCGGGCGGGCGGTGCCGCTTCCGGGTCGCAGGCGCCGAATTCCGTCATCCTCCTTGCCGCGGATGCGGACGGATACCGCAGCCTTTCCCGGCTCCTCTCGGCCCTCCACCTCGGGGCGGGCGGGCCGGAGCCCGCTGCCACCCCCGAGGTCCTCGCCGCCCACGCCAGAGGCCTCCTGTGCCTCAGCGGCGGACCCGGCGGTCCCGTGGCCGCCGCACTCCTGCGGCAGCAGCCGGCCGAGGCCGAGCGTGTGGCGGGCGAGCTTCGGGACATCTACGGGCCGGAGAGTTTCTTCCTGGAGCTGCAAGACCACGGCTTGGCGGCGGAGGCGCAGGCCAACCGGCAGCTCGTGGCCCTCGCTCGCCGGCTGGGGATATCCCTGGTGGCGACCAACGACGTGCACTACCTGCACCCCGGCGAGGCCCGCCTGCACGACCTGCTGGTGGCCATCCGGGAGGGCCGGACGGTGGACGACCCGGCACTGCCCCGGCTCCCCAACCACCAGTACCACCTGCGCCCCGGGGCCGAGATGGAGGCCCGCTTCCGCGAACTGCCCGAAGCGGTCCGCACCACCGCCGAGATCGCGGAGCGCTGTTCGGCGGCCCTCCCGACGGGGCAGAGCCTGCTGCCCCGATTCCCGCTGCCGCCGGGGGAACCGGACGCGGACGCCTACCTCCGCCGGCTCTGCGAGGAGCGGCTGCCCCTCCGGTACCCCTCGCCCGACGGGACGGTTCGTGCCCGGCTCGAACACGAGCTGGGTGTCATCGCGCGGATGGGCTACGCCAGCTACTTCCTCATCGTCTGGGACTTCATCGAGCACGCGCGCCGCCGCGGGATCCCCGTCGGGCCCGGCCGGGGCAGCGGGGCCGGCAGCCTGGTGGCCTACGTCCTGGGGATCACCGGGGTCGACCCCCTGCGGCACGGCCTCCTCTTCGAGCGCTTCCTCAACCCCGAGCGGGTGGACATGCCCGATCTCGACATCGACTTCTGCTACGAGCGCCGGGGCGAGGTCATCGACTACGTGGTGCAGCGGTACGGCGCGGACCGGGTGGCCCAGATCATCACGTTCGGTACGCTCGGGGCCCGGGCCGCCGTGCGGGACGTGGGCCGGGCGCTGGGGCTGCCGCTTCCGGAGGTCGACCGCCTCGCCCGGGCCATCCCCCACGGCACCAGCCTGGAGGAGGCCACCCGCCTGCCCGAGGTCGCCCGGATCCGGGAGCGCTCGCCCCGGCTGGCCGAGTTGCTGGGCCTGGCCCGGGCGGTGGAGGGGCTGCCCCGGCACCCCTCGGTCCACGCGGCGGGGGTCGTGATCGCCCCCGGACCCCTCACCGACTACGTGCCCCTGTACCGCACCGCCGAGGGCGTGACCGTGACCCAGTTCGACATGGACCAGCTGAAGGAGCTGGGCCTGCTCAAGATGGACTTCCTCGGGCTCCGCACCCTGACCGTGATCCACAAGACGGTCGAGGCCGTCCGCCGGCGCGAGCCCGATTTCGATCTCCACGCCATCCCTGCCGACGATCCCGCCACCTTCGCGCTTCTGGCCGCCGGCGAGACGGCCGGCGTCTTCCAGCTCGAGGCCGGCTGGGTGGCCGACGTGCTGCGCCGGCTGCGGCCAGAGCGGTTCGGCGACATCGTGGCGAGCATCTCGCTGTGCCGGCCGGGGCCGATGGAGCACATCCCCGACTTCCTGGCGGCGCGCCACGGCACCCCGCACTACCGCCACCCGGACCTGGAGCCGATCCTGCGGGACACCTACGGGGTGATGATCTACCAGGAGCAGATCATGCAGGTCGCGGCCACGGTGGCGGGGTTCTCCCTGGGCGAGGCCGACCTCCTCCGCCGGGCGGTGTCGAAGAAGCAGCCGGAGGCCATGCAGCGCTATCGGGACCGCTTCCTGGCCGGGGCGCGGGAGCGGGGTTACAGCCAGGAGCTGGCCGAAGAGCTCTGGGAGGACATCCTCCGGTTCGCCGGCTACGGCTTCAACGCCGCCCACGCCGCCGCCTACGCGGTGATCGCCTACCAGACCGCGTACCTGAAGCGACACTACCCGGCGGAGTTTCTGGCGGCGCTCCTTTCCAGCGTGAGCGGGGACGAGGAGAAGGTTCGACTCTACGTGAGCGAGGCCCGGCGCCTCGGGGTGCACGTCCTGCCCCCGGACGTGCAGACGAGCCTCGCCGACTTCGCCGTGGCGCCGGGGCCGGAACGGTCGCCGGCCATCCGGTTCGGCCTGGCGGCCATCAAGAACGTCGGCCGGGGCCTGGCCGGCCGGGTCGTCGACGCCCGGGCGGCCGGAGGCCCCTTCCGCTCGTTCGAGGACTTCCTGGCCCGAGTGGGCGCCCGGGAGGCAGGCCGGCGGTCGGTCGAGTTCCTGATCAAGGCGGGCGCGCTGGACTCCCTCGGCGAGCCCCGGTCCGCGCTCCTGCAGCGCCTGGACGACGCCCTCGGCAGCGCGGGGTCGAACCCGCGGCGAACCCCCATGGGCCAGCCCACCCTCTTCGACCTGGCCGGAGACCCGGCCGGACCGGTGGCCGTCCCGCCGGGCCTCCGGCAGGCGCCGGCGGCGCCGGCCCGGGACGATCCCGCTGCCCTGCGCGAGATGGAGCGGGAGGCGCTGGGCTTCGTCCTCAGCGAGCCGGCCCCGGGTCGGGCTGCCGGTCCGGGAGCGGCGCAGGTGCTCTACCTCCGGGTGGCCGCCCGCGACCCGCAGGACCCGGCGCTGGCACCGGTGCTGGCCCTGCTGGGCCGGCATCCGGGTCCCGATCGCGTTCGGGTGAAACTGGATCTGAGCGGGCGCTGGCTCGAGCTCGCGCCGCGCTACCGGGTCCGCACCACCCCGGAACTCGTGGCGGCGCTGCGGGAGGTCCTGGGGCCGGACGGGGTGGCCGTGCGCAACCGGTAG
- a CDS encoding ABC transporter substrate-binding protein produces MHARRMTAALLLAALSFVAGCGGGPQSGGAGTQKGPGAAQTTGQAASGGEPIVIGVVTSLTGPLAATGVQVAAGVRLAAKEWNEKGGVKGRQVEVVVEDDAGNPSTAVNAFNKILGRKPVAMFAPTFTPLVMAMYEGIKQAGLPVFTSATGVPITKQPEKLFFRLRTNDEKAGRIIAQYAVQELKAKRPGILYPNNDYGKGGYQVIKTTLEELGAPPVAAETFTQTDKDVSAQLLKIKRAGADLLIAWTVPADSGLVAKQARQLDLGIPILGGPGFGTEEYLELAGEATDGIHVLLDAAVGLDEKTRPFVEAVKKNFPDVPVSFVVSTNYDGANMLLQAIEKAGTDPAAIRRALHEVKGYAGVSGPYSFDADGNGLHQGVLARWEGRKLVPLKTVNVPD; encoded by the coding sequence GTGCACGCAAGAAGGATGACCGCCGCGCTCCTGCTGGCCGCGCTCTCGTTCGTGGCCGGGTGCGGTGGCGGGCCGCAGTCAGGCGGCGCGGGCACCCAGAAGGGACCGGGCGCCGCCCAGACCACAGGGCAGGCCGCATCGGGCGGCGAGCCGATCGTCATCGGGGTGGTCACGTCCCTGACCGGCCCGCTGGCGGCGACCGGCGTTCAGGTGGCTGCGGGCGTCCGCCTGGCGGCCAAGGAGTGGAACGAGAAGGGCGGTGTGAAGGGGCGGCAGGTCGAGGTCGTCGTGGAGGACGACGCCGGCAACCCGTCCACCGCGGTGAACGCGTTCAACAAGATCCTCGGCCGGAAGCCGGTCGCGATGTTCGCCCCCACCTTCACCCCGCTCGTCATGGCGATGTACGAGGGCATCAAGCAGGCGGGCCTCCCTGTCTTCACCTCGGCGACGGGGGTTCCCATTACGAAGCAGCCGGAGAAGCTCTTCTTCCGCCTGCGCACGAACGACGAGAAGGCCGGCCGCATCATCGCCCAGTACGCGGTGCAGGAGCTCAAGGCCAAGCGGCCCGGGATCCTGTACCCCAACAACGACTACGGCAAGGGCGGCTACCAGGTGATCAAGACCACGCTGGAGGAGCTGGGCGCCCCGCCGGTGGCGGCCGAGACGTTCACGCAGACCGACAAGGACGTCTCCGCGCAGCTCCTCAAGATCAAGCGGGCCGGCGCGGACCTCCTCATCGCCTGGACCGTGCCGGCCGACTCGGGCCTGGTGGCCAAGCAGGCCCGCCAGCTCGACCTCGGGATCCCGATCCTCGGTGGGCCCGGCTTCGGGACCGAGGAGTACCTCGAACTCGCCGGGGAGGCGACGGACGGCATCCACGTGCTGCTCGACGCCGCCGTCGGCCTCGACGAGAAGACCAGGCCCTTCGTCGAGGCCGTGAAGAAGAACTTCCCCGACGTCCCCGTCTCCTTCGTGGTCAGCACGAACTACGACGGCGCCAACATGCTACTCCAGGCGATCGAGAAGGCCGGTACCGACCCGGCGGCCATCCGCCGGGCGCTGCACGAGGTCAAGGGCTACGCCGGGGTGAGCGGCCCGTACAGCTTTGACGCCGACGGCAACGGGCTCCACCAGGGGGTCCTCGCCCGGTGGGAGGGCCGCAAGCTGGTGCCCCTCAAGACGGTGAACGTGCCGGACTGA
- a CDS encoding branched-chain amino acid ABC transporter permease, protein MDGYLLQLLVTGLAMGSIYGLVALGFVLLVNSVNIVNFAQGEFAMLGAFLIYSVATGAGLPFWAALPAVLVLGAGIGLVFERLAYRPLRREDLVTHLVATLAASVLLRNLAQQIWGPVPYSFTEPFGDRVWKVGGVVILPQHVLILGVTALLVGLLYVFFFHTRTGKMLRAASQDRQAAQLLGIPVTRLGALTFTLAAALGALAGVLVAPVFFVNLDMGFVMGLKAFVASIIGGWGSVPGAIAGGLVVGVVEVLAATYLSSQYKDAFAFLILVLFLILLPRGIFGERIADKA, encoded by the coding sequence GTGGACGGGTACCTGCTCCAGCTCCTGGTCACCGGGCTGGCCATGGGCTCGATCTACGGGCTGGTCGCCCTGGGGTTCGTGCTCCTGGTGAACTCGGTGAACATCGTGAACTTCGCCCAGGGCGAGTTCGCGATGCTCGGAGCGTTCCTGATCTACTCGGTGGCGACCGGCGCGGGGCTGCCCTTCTGGGCGGCCTTGCCTGCCGTCCTGGTACTCGGGGCGGGGATCGGGCTGGTGTTCGAGCGGCTGGCGTACCGGCCCCTGCGCCGGGAGGACCTCGTCACCCACCTGGTCGCGACCCTGGCCGCGTCCGTGCTCCTCCGCAACCTGGCCCAGCAGATCTGGGGCCCGGTCCCGTACTCGTTCACGGAGCCGTTCGGGGATCGGGTCTGGAAGGTGGGCGGCGTGGTGATCCTGCCCCAGCACGTGCTCATCCTGGGGGTCACCGCGCTGCTCGTGGGGCTCCTCTATGTCTTCTTCTTCCACACCCGCACGGGGAAGATGCTGCGCGCCGCCTCCCAGGACCGGCAGGCGGCCCAGCTCCTCGGGATCCCGGTCACCCGCCTGGGGGCGCTCACCTTCACCCTCGCCGCCGCGCTGGGGGCGCTGGCCGGAGTCCTGGTGGCCCCCGTGTTCTTCGTCAACCTCGACATGGGCTTCGTCATGGGGCTCAAGGCCTTCGTGGCCAGCATCATCGGCGGATGGGGGAGCGTGCCGGGGGCCATCGCCGGCGGGCTGGTGGTCGGCGTGGTGGAGGTGCTCGCCGCGACGTACCTGTCGTCGCAGTACAAGGACGCCTTCGCGTTCCTCATCCTCGTGCTGTTCCTGATCCTGCTGCCCAGGGGGATCTTCGGTGAGCGCATCGCCGACAAGGCCTGA